A region of Veillonellaceae bacterium DNA encodes the following proteins:
- a CDS encoding endonuclease domain-containing protein, producing MDNHPPVNATMLKRSRALRRGMTKEESKLWFLFLLKYRPRFRRQYVIGNFIADFYCSSARLVIELDGSQHYSDFGLRYDKWRTNKLNSRDIAVLRFTNFEVLKKFSDVCDYIDYITTERLKELGKEDLIPEELESD from the coding sequence ATGGATAATCACCCGCCAGTCAATGCAACTATGCTGAAGCGTTCCCGCGCGCTAAGACGTGGAATGACGAAAGAAGAGTCAAAACTTTGGTTCCTGTTTCTGCTGAAATATCGTCCGCGATTCCGGCGCCAGTATGTTATCGGTAATTTCATTGCTGATTTTTATTGCTCGTCGGCACGCCTTGTCATAGAACTGGATGGTTCGCAGCATTACTCCGATTTTGGCCTTCGCTATGACAAATGGAGAACAAATAAATTAAATTCCAGAGATATAGCAGTACTGCGTTTTACTAATTTCGAAGTACTGAAGAAATTCAGTGATGTATGCGATTATATTGATTACATCACTACAGAACGATTAAAAGAGCTGGGAAAGGAAGATTTGATTCCGGAAGAGCTTGAGAGTGATTAG
- the udp gene encoding uridine phosphorylase has translation MPNYAKDGEVMYHTGLTKEMIKGAKYALVPGDPGRVEGLAKALDPNAAFAASHRDFTTWTAEVNGQPILVMSTGMGGPCVTFAVEELARLGVKTFIRVGTTGSMQEDLNLGDIVINKAAVRMDGASKAYAPIEYPAAADMRVTLALEEAARTLKIPFKTGISVSTDSFWPGQERYDSYAGYVRRAYQGSLEEYQHLGCTNFEMENATLFTLCDVMGLHAGSVCGVVTKRTDSETVAPHDVYEEAEKRFQKTVKLALEMLTGHFLVRI, from the coding sequence ATGCCGAATTATGCCAAAGATGGCGAAGTCATGTACCATACCGGCCTGACAAAAGAAATGATAAAAGGCGCCAAATACGCCCTCGTCCCGGGCGATCCCGGCCGCGTCGAAGGCCTTGCCAAAGCCCTTGATCCGAACGCCGCCTTCGCCGCCAGCCACAGAGACTTCACCACCTGGACCGCTGAAGTGAATGGACAGCCCATCCTCGTCATGTCCACCGGCATGGGCGGCCCCTGCGTCACCTTCGCCGTAGAAGAACTCGCCCGCCTCGGCGTCAAAACATTCATCCGCGTAGGCACTACAGGCTCCATGCAGGAAGACCTGAACCTCGGCGACATCGTCATCAACAAAGCCGCCGTCAGAATGGACGGCGCCTCCAAAGCCTACGCACCCATCGAATACCCCGCCGCTGCCGATATGCGCGTCACTCTCGCCTTAGAAGAAGCCGCAAGGACCTTGAAGATCCCCTTCAAAACAGGCATCTCCGTCTCCACCGACAGCTTCTGGCCCGGCCAGGAACGCTACGACAGTTACGCCGGCTACGTCCGCCGCGCCTATCAGGGAAGCCTCGAAGAATACCAGCACCTCGGCTGCACCAACTTCGAAATGGAAAACGCCACCCTCTTCACCCTTTGCGACGTCATGGGCCTTCACGCAGGCTCCGTCTGCGGCGTAGTCACCAAAAGAACCGACAGCGAGACAGTCGCCCCGCACGACGTCTACGAAGAAGCAGAAAAAAGATTCCAGAAGACAGTCAAACTAGCACTTGAAATGCTCACGGGACACTTTCTCGTGAGGATTTAG